The following nucleotide sequence is from Anabaena sphaerica FACHB-251.
CATAATTTGGTGCAACTGTTCCACCCCAAAGGTAATAATTATCTTGTTGTTTTGCTGTTTGCATAAAGGCGATAATTTCGGGTATGCGTTGTTGAATTTCTGTGGCTGAGATAAATTGAGGTTGATATATTGTTGCTGTTGGTTGGAGAAATTGCAAATCTGGAACAGATAACCATCCTGGATAGTTATCTTCACATAAACAAACTGCAAATGCTGTATCTTGATGATTTGATGTGATTTTTAAATGTCGTCCTGTTGCGGCTTGGGTTGCTAAACGGACACATTCAGGAGAATCATAGATATTTAGGTCAATGTTACAGTGATATTCTTTGGTGGGGGAATGGGGAATTGGTAGGTTTAAAGACATGATTAATATTATCTGAATTAGGATTTACAGGATTATATAATCAATATATTGTCAGAATCAGGATTTCAGGATTTCAGGATTTACAGGATTATATAATCAATTATTGTCAGAATCAGGATGTCCAGGATTTCAGGATTTACAGGATAATACAATAAACTATTCTGCTTAATTT
It contains:
- a CDS encoding C40 family peptidase, translating into MSLNLPIPHSPTKEYHCNIDLNIYDSPECVRLATQAATGRHLKITSNHQDTAFAVCLCEDNYPGWLSVPDLQFLQPTATIYQPQFISATEIQQRIPEIIAFMQTAKQQDNYYLWGGTVAPNYDCSGLMQAAFKSVGVWLPRDAYQQEAFTQAININELQPGDLIFFGTPQKATHVGLYLGDGCYIHSSGKEQGRNGIGIDELSEQGDKVSQAYYQQLRGAGRVVKSYVGNS